From Fusobacterium mortiferum ATCC 9817, a single genomic window includes:
- the rpsQ gene encoding 30S ribosomal protein S17, whose product MRNERKVREGIVVSDKMDKTIVVAIETMALHPIYKKRVKSTTKFKAHDENNVAQTGDRVRIMETRPLSRDKRWRLVEIVEKAR is encoded by the coding sequence TTGAGAAACGAAAGAAAAGTAAGAGAAGGAATAGTTGTTTCTGATAAAATGGATAAAACTATCGTTGTTGCAATAGAAACAATGGCTTTACACCCAATCTATAAGAAGAGAGTAAAAAGCACTACTAAGTTTAAAGCTCACGATGAAAATAATGTAGCTCAAACTGGAGATAGAGTAAGAATTATGGAAACTAGACCATTATCAAGAGATAAAAGATGGAGACTAGTAGAGATTGTTGAGAAAGCTAGATAA
- the rpsC gene encoding 30S ribosomal protein S3, producing the protein MGQKVDPRGLRLGITRSWDSNWYADKKEYAKYFHEDVKIREYVKKNYFHAGIAKVKIERTSPSNVVVLVYTAKAGIIIGRKGAEIDNLRVNLEKLTGKKVTVKVQEVKEFNKDAVLVAENIATSIEKRVAYKRAVSQAVMRAMRAGAKGIKVMVSGRLNGAEIARAEWVVEGKVPLHTLRADIDYATATAHTTYGALGIKVWVFHGEVLPTKREGGEA; encoded by the coding sequence GTGGGACAAAAAGTAGACCCTAGAGGACTAAGACTTGGAATTACAAGATCTTGGGATTCTAACTGGTATGCAGATAAAAAGGAATACGCTAAGTACTTCCATGAAGATGTAAAAATCAGAGAGTATGTTAAGAAAAACTACTTCCACGCAGGAATAGCAAAAGTAAAAATTGAAAGAACTTCTCCTTCAAATGTAGTAGTTCTTGTTTACACAGCTAAAGCGGGAATAATCATCGGAAGAAAAGGTGCTGAAATAGATAACTTAAGAGTAAATCTTGAGAAATTAACTGGAAAGAAAGTAACTGTAAAAGTACAAGAAGTTAAAGAGTTTAACAAAGATGCTGTACTTGTAGCAGAAAATATAGCTACTTCAATCGAGAAAAGGGTAGCATACAAAAGAGCTGTAAGCCAAGCTGTAATGAGAGCTATGAGAGCTGGAGCTAAAGGAATCAAAGTTATGGTTTCAGGAAGACTAAATGGAGCAGAAATTGCCAGAGCTGAGTGGGTAGTTGAAGGAAAAGTTCCTTTACATACATTAAGAGCTGATATTGATTATGCAACAGCAACAGCTCACACAACTTATGGAGCTCTTGGAATAAAAGTATGGGTTTTCCATGGTGAAGTTCTTCCAACTAAAAGGGAAGGAGGAGAAGCGTAG
- the rplD gene encoding 50S ribosomal protein L4, translating to MAVLNIYNLTGTQTGTVEVKDTVFGIEPNQAVLHEVLTAELAAARQGTAATKTRAMVRGGGRKPFKQKGTGRARQGSIRAPHMVGGGVTFGPQPRSYEKKVNKKVRNLALRSALSAKVANGDVLVLDGTIETPKTKTIVALTNAINATNKQLFVVNDLAEMNDYNLYLSVRNLENAVVLQPNEIGVYWLLKQEKVIITKEALTTIEEVLG from the coding sequence ATGGCAGTTTTAAACATATATAACTTGACAGGAACTCAAACTGGAACTGTAGAAGTTAAAGATACAGTGTTTGGGATTGAGCCTAATCAAGCAGTACTTCACGAAGTACTAACTGCAGAATTAGCAGCTGCTAGACAAGGAACTGCAGCTACTAAGACGAGAGCAATGGTTAGAGGAGGAGGAAGAAAACCTTTCAAACAAAAGGGAACTGGTAGAGCAAGACAAGGAAGTATCAGAGCTCCTCACATGGTTGGAGGAGGAGTAACATTCGGACCTCAACCAAGATCATATGAGAAAAAAGTAAACAAGAAAGTAAGAAACTTAGCACTAAGATCAGCTTTATCTGCTAAAGTTGCAAACGGAGATGTATTAGTTCTAGATGGAACTATCGAAACTCCAAAAACAAAAACAATAGTTGCTTTAACAAATGCTATAAATGCAACTAACAAACAATTATTCGTAGTAAACGATTTAGCAGAGATGAATGATTACAACTTATACTTATCAGTAAGAAACTTAGAGAACGCAGTTGTATTACAACCAAACGAAATCGGAGTTTACTGGTTATTAAAACAAGAGAAAGTAATCATCACTAAAGAAGCACTAACTACAATAGAGGAGGTGCTTGGATAA
- the rplB gene encoding 50S ribosomal protein L2 produces MAIRKMKPITNGQRGMSRLVNTDLDNVRPEKSLTVPLKSAYGRDNYGHRTCRDRQKGHKRLYRIIDFKRNKLDIPARVESIEYDPNRTANIALLFYVDGEKRYILAPKGLKKGDMVMAGSQAEIKPGNALKIKDMPVGVQIHNIELQRGKGGQLVRSAGTAARLVAKEGTYCHVELPSGELRLIHGECMATIGEVGNSEHSLVQIGKAGRNRHMGKRPHVRGSVMNPVDHPHGGGEGKNPVGRKAPLTPWGKPALGVKTRGKKTTDKFIVRRRNDK; encoded by the coding sequence ATGGCTATTAGAAAAATGAAACCTATTACTAACGGACAAAGAGGAATGTCTAGATTAGTTAATACGGATTTAGATAATGTAAGACCTGAAAAGTCTTTAACTGTACCTTTAAAATCTGCATATGGTAGAGACAACTATGGACATAGAACATGTAGAGATAGACAAAAAGGACACAAAAGACTTTACAGAATTATCGATTTCAAGAGAAATAAATTAGATATACCTGCTAGAGTAGAATCTATCGAGTATGATCCAAACAGAACAGCTAATATAGCTCTTTTATTCTACGTAGATGGAGAAAAAAGATATATACTAGCTCCTAAAGGACTAAAAAAAGGTGACATGGTTATGGCAGGATCTCAAGCTGAGATTAAACCAGGAAACGCACTTAAAATAAAAGATATGCCAGTAGGGGTTCAAATTCATAATATTGAACTACAAAGAGGAAAGGGAGGACAATTAGTTAGATCTGCAGGAACTGCAGCAAGACTAGTTGCAAAAGAAGGAACTTACTGTCACGTAGAGTTACCATCTGGAGAATTAAGATTAATCCACGGTGAGTGTATGGCTACAATCGGTGAAGTAGGAAACTCAGAACACAGCTTAGTACAAATTGGTAAAGCTGGAAGAAACAGACATATGGGTAAAAGACCTCATGTAAGAGGATCTGTAATGAACCCAGTTGATCACCCTCATGGAGGAGGAGAAGGAAAAAATCCTGTAGGTAGAAAAGCTCCATTAACACCTTGGGGAAAACCTGCTTTAGGTGTTAAAACTAGAGGTAAGAAAACTACAGATAAGTTTATCGTAAGAAGAAGAAACGATAAGTAA
- the rplC gene encoding 50S ribosomal protein L3, whose product MSGILAKKIGMTQIFEDGKFIPVTVVEAGPNFVLQKKTVENDGYTALQLGFDEKKEKNTTKPVMGIFKKAGVNPQRFVKELRVDSVEGYELGQEIKVDVLAGVEFVDITGTSKGKGTSGVMKRHGFGGNRASHGVSRNHRLGGSIGMSTWPGKVLKGKRMAGQYGNETVTVQNLKVVKVDAENNLLLIKGAVPGSKNSYIVVKPAVKK is encoded by the coding sequence ATGTCAGGAATTTTAGCTAAAAAAATTGGAATGACTCAAATTTTTGAAGATGGAAAATTCATTCCAGTAACAGTTGTTGAAGCTGGTCCTAACTTCGTACTACAAAAGAAAACTGTAGAAAACGATGGATATACAGCTCTACAATTAGGATTTGATGAGAAAAAAGAGAAAAACACTACTAAACCAGTAATGGGAATCTTCAAGAAAGCAGGAGTAAATCCTCAAAGATTCGTAAAAGAATTAAGAGTAGACTCAGTTGAAGGTTATGAATTAGGACAAGAGATAAAAGTTGATGTTCTAGCTGGAGTAGAGTTCGTAGATATTACAGGAACTTCAAAAGGTAAAGGAACATCAGGAGTTATGAAGAGACACGGATTCGGTGGAAACAGAGCTTCTCACGGGGTATCTAGAAACCACAGATTAGGTGGATCTATCGGAATGTCAACTTGGCCTGGAAAAGTATTAAAAGGAAAAAGAATGGCTGGACAATATGGAAATGAAACTGTAACAGTTCAAAACCTAAAAGTAGTTAAAGTTGATGCAGAAAACAACTTATTACTAATCAAAGGTGCTGTACCTGGTTCAAAAAATAGTTACATAGTTGTTAAACCAGCTGTAAAAAAATAA
- a CDS encoding radical SAM protein has translation MFKHVFGPVPSRRLGISLGVDLVLPKSCNMNCIFCECGATKKLTLKRERFKDPEEVKEEIKEVLKKIKPDYITFSGSGEPTLSKDIGEIIDWIKEHTDVKVCVITNGLLLEDGKVIEDIKKADLIIPTLNSVDNLIFKKINRPSVESDISQVMGGLRNLSEKYRGEIYIETFIIEGLNDSDEHTERMVKFLKNLKFTKLQLNSLDRPGTEEWVKPASKSTLKRIKDKYIELGIKNVEIVNEMKEVEKKLDVDKELLKNMKEKREYSEKELKKIYNI, from the coding sequence ATGTTTAAGCATGTATTTGGACCTGTACCTTCAAGAAGATTAGGAATTTCTTTGGGAGTAGACTTGGTACTTCCTAAAAGTTGTAATATGAATTGCATATTTTGTGAATGTGGAGCAACAAAAAAATTAACATTGAAAAGAGAAAGGTTTAAAGATCCAGAAGAGGTAAAAGAAGAGATAAAAGAAGTTTTAAAAAAAATAAAGCCTGATTATATAACTTTTTCAGGAAGTGGAGAACCAACTTTAAGTAAAGATATTGGAGAGATTATAGATTGGATAAAAGAGCACACAGATGTAAAAGTTTGTGTGATAACTAATGGGCTATTATTAGAAGATGGAAAAGTAATAGAAGATATAAAAAAAGCTGATTTAATAATTCCTACATTAAATAGTGTAGATAATTTGATATTTAAAAAAATAAATCGCCCTTCTGTAGAAAGTGATATATCTCAAGTAATGGGAGGGTTAAGAAATTTAAGTGAAAAATATAGAGGAGAAATCTATATTGAAACTTTTATAATAGAGGGATTAAATGACTCAGATGAGCATACAGAAAGAATGGTAAAATTCTTAAAAAATCTAAAATTTACAAAATTACAGCTTAATAGCTTAGATAGACCAGGAACAGAAGAGTGGGTAAAACCTGCTAGTAAATCTACACTAAAAAGAATAAAAGATAAATATATAGAGTTAGGAATAAAAAATGTAGAGATAGTAAATGAGATGAAAGAAGTAGAAAAAAAATTAGATGTAGATAAAGAATTGCTAAAAAATATGAAAGAAAAAAGAGAGTATAGTGAAAAAGAGTTAAAAAAAATTTATAATATTTAA
- the rplW gene encoding 50S ribosomal protein L23, translating to MTAYDIIKRPVITEKSEMLRREYNKYTFEVNTKANKIQIRKAVEEIFNVKVESVSTLNSKPVVKRHGMKLYKTQAKKKAIVKLAQGSTITYFKEV from the coding sequence ATGACAGCTTATGATATCATCAAAAGACCTGTTATCACTGAGAAAAGTGAAATGTTAAGAAGAGAGTATAACAAATATACTTTCGAAGTAAACACAAAAGCAAACAAAATTCAAATAAGAAAAGCTGTAGAGGAAATATTTAACGTAAAAGTTGAGTCTGTATCTACTTTAAACTCTAAACCAGTTGTAAAAAGACACGGAATGAAACTTTACAAAACTCAAGCTAAAAAGAAGGCTATCGTTAAGTTAGCACAAGGAAGCACAATTACTTACTTCAAAGAAGTGTAA
- a CDS encoding gluconeogenesis factor YvcK family protein: protein MNRKPKVVVLGGGSGISVVLRGLKYLPIDLTAIVSVADDGGSSGALRKEFDSPPPGDLRNVLIALSDVEPIIEDVFQYRFKEESSIGAHPLGNLLIMAMNEITGNIGDAVDRLRKLFNIKAKILPATLEKVFLYAETESGKIVEGESNIPFSKEKIKRVFYKNERKAPLENLKALEEADLVVFGIGSLYTSLIPNLLLKEVKESLKKTKGKVVYVCNAMQQPGETEGYDALAHIEAICEVIGEGIIDEVIVDTVEIPEEILSRYKKQRSDRVLVNKESIKKKGIKVKDRDILEIDSKGMVRHHPYKLAATLYSLIDKWEEFYV, encoded by the coding sequence ATGAATAGAAAGCCTAAGGTAGTAGTATTAGGTGGGGGAAGTGGAATATCTGTAGTATTGAGAGGACTGAAATATTTACCAATAGATTTGACAGCTATTGTATCTGTAGCTGATGATGGTGGAAGCAGTGGAGCTTTAAGAAAGGAGTTTGATTCTCCACCACCTGGAGATTTAAGAAACGTATTAATTGCCCTAAGTGATGTAGAGCCAATAATAGAGGATGTATTCCAATATAGGTTTAAAGAGGAAAGTTCTATAGGAGCACATCCATTGGGAAATCTTCTTATTATGGCTATGAATGAGATAACAGGAAATATTGGAGATGCAGTAGATAGACTTAGAAAGTTATTTAATATAAAAGCAAAAATATTACCAGCAACTTTAGAAAAAGTATTTTTATATGCTGAAACAGAAAGTGGAAAAATAGTAGAAGGAGAATCTAACATACCTTTTTCAAAAGAGAAAATTAAAAGAGTTTTTTATAAAAATGAAAGAAAGGCACCCTTAGAAAATTTAAAAGCCTTAGAAGAGGCAGATTTAGTAGTATTTGGAATAGGAAGTCTATATACGAGCTTAATCCCTAATCTATTATTAAAAGAGGTTAAGGAAAGTTTAAAGAAAACTAAGGGGAAGGTTGTATATGTTTGTAATGCAATGCAACAGCCAGGGGAAACAGAAGGATATGATGCTTTAGCACATATAGAAGCTATATGTGAAGTTATAGGTGAAGGAATAATAGATGAGGTAATAGTTGACACAGTAGAGATACCAGAAGAGATACTTTCAAGATATAAAAAGCAAAGAAGTGATAGAGTTCTTGTAAATAAAGAAAGTATAAAGAAAAAAGGGATAAAAGTTAAAGATAGAGACATATTAGAAATTGATTCAAAAGGGATGGTAAGACATCATCCATATAAGTTAGCAGCAACACTATATTCTTTAATAGATAAATGGGAGGAGTTTTATGTTTAA
- the rplX gene encoding 50S ribosomal protein L24: MAKPKIKFIPETLHVKTGDMVYVISGKDKGKTGKVVKVFPKKGKVVVEGINIVTKHMKPTPINPQGGVVSKPAAIFSSKVMLFDEKAGKPTRVGYKFVDGKKVRYSKVSGEVL; the protein is encoded by the coding sequence GTGGCTAAACCTAAAATTAAATTTATACCAGAAACTTTACACGTAAAAACTGGAGATATGGTTTATGTAATATCTGGTAAAGATAAAGGTAAAACAGGTAAAGTTGTAAAAGTATTCCCTAAAAAAGGAAAAGTTGTAGTTGAAGGAATAAATATAGTAACTAAACATATGAAGCCAACTCCAATAAACCCACAAGGTGGAGTTGTTAGCAAACCAGCTGCTATATTCTCATCTAAAGTAATGTTATTTGATGAGAAAGCTGGAAAACCAACAAGAGTTGGATACAAGTTTGTAGATGGTAAGAAAGTAAGATACTCTAAAGTATCAGGAGAAGTTCTATAA
- the rplN gene encoding 50S ribosomal protein L14, giving the protein MVQQQTILNVADNSGAKKLMIIRVLGGSKKRFGKIGDIVVASVKEAIPGGNVKKGDVVKAVIVRTKKELRREDGSYIKFDDNAGVIINNNNEPKATRIFGPVARELRAKNFMKILSLAPEVI; this is encoded by the coding sequence ATGGTACAACAACAAACTATCCTTAACGTTGCTGATAACTCAGGTGCAAAAAAATTAATGATAATCAGAGTACTTGGTGGATCTAAAAAAAGATTCGGAAAAATCGGAGACATCGTTGTAGCATCTGTTAAAGAAGCGATCCCTGGTGGAAACGTAAAAAAAGGTGACGTAGTTAAGGCTGTAATAGTTAGAACTAAAAAAGAATTAAGAAGAGAAGATGGATCATATATAAAATTTGATGATAACGCAGGAGTTATAATCAATAACAACAATGAACCAAAAGCAACAAGAATATTTGGACCAGTTGCAAGAGAGTTAAGAGCTAAAAACTTTATGAAGATTTTATCTCTAGCTCCAGAAGTAATCTAA
- the rplP gene encoding 50S ribosomal protein L16 → MLMPKRTKHRKMFRGRMKGTAQRGNTVAFGDYGLQALEPHWITNRQIESCRVAINRTFKREGKTFIRIFPDKPITARPAGVRMGKGKGSVEGWVAVVLPGRIMFEVSGVTEEKALAALRKASMKLPVRCKIVKRENGGEN, encoded by the coding sequence ATGTTAATGCCAAAAAGAACAAAACATAGAAAAATGTTTAGAGGTAGAATGAAAGGTACAGCTCAAAGAGGAAACACTGTAGCATTCGGAGATTATGGACTACAAGCTCTTGAGCCACACTGGATAACAAATAGACAAATCGAGTCATGCAGGGTTGCAATCAACAGAACATTCAAAAGAGAAGGAAAAACTTTCATAAGAATATTCCCTGACAAACCAATTACAGCTAGACCAGCTGGAGTGAGAATGGGTAAAGGTAAAGGAAGTGTTGAAGGTTGGGTAGCAGTAGTACTACCAGGAAGAATAATGTTCGAAGTTTCTGGAGTAACAGAAGAGAAAGCTTTAGCAGCATTAAGAAAAGCTTCTATGAAACTTCCTGTAAGATGTAAAATAGTAAAAAGAGAGAATGGTGGTGAAAACTAA
- the rplE gene encoding 50S ribosomal protein L5 has product MSKYVSRYHKLYNDVISPALMKDLGINNVMECPKLEKIIVNMGVGEATQNSKLIDAAMGDLTIITGQKPIVRKAKKSEAGFKLREGMPIGAKVTLRKERMYDFLDRLVNVVLPRVRDFEGVSANSFDGRGNYSLGLRDQLVFPEIEFDKVEKLLGMSITIVSSAKNDEEGRALLKAFGMPFKK; this is encoded by the coding sequence GTGTCTAAATACGTTTCTAGATATCATAAATTATATAACGACGTTATATCTCCAGCTTTAATGAAAGACTTAGGAATAAATAACGTTATGGAATGTCCAAAACTAGAAAAGATAATAGTAAATATGGGAGTTGGAGAAGCTACTCAAAACTCTAAATTAATAGATGCTGCTATGGGTGATTTAACTATCATTACTGGACAAAAACCAATAGTAAGAAAAGCTAAAAAATCTGAAGCAGGATTCAAATTAAGAGAAGGAATGCCAATCGGAGCAAAAGTTACTTTAAGAAAAGAAAGAATGTACGATTTTCTAGATAGATTAGTGAATGTAGTTCTTCCAAGAGTAAGAGACTTCGAAGGAGTTTCAGCTAACTCATTCGACGGAAGAGGAAACTACTCTTTAGGATTAAGAGATCAATTAGTATTCCCTGAAATCGAATTTGATAAAGTTGAAAAACTTTTAGGAATGTCTATCACTATCGTTTCTTCTGCTAAAAATGATGAAGAAGGAAGAGCTTTACTTAAGGCGTTTGGAATGCCTTTCAAAAAGTAA
- the rpsN gene encoding 30S ribosomal protein S14, translating into MAKKSMIARDVKRAELCEKYAEKRAELKKRVAEGDMEAMFELNKLPKDSSVVRKRNRCQLDGRPRGFMREFGISRVKFRQLAGAGVIPGVKKSSW; encoded by the coding sequence ATGGCAAAGAAGTCAATGATCGCTAGAGATGTTAAAAGAGCTGAACTATGCGAGAAATATGCTGAAAAAAGAGCTGAACTAAAGAAGAGAGTTGCTGAAGGAGATATGGAAGCAATGTTCGAATTAAACAAACTTCCAAAAGACTCTTCTGTAGTTAGAAAAAGAAATAGATGTCAGTTAGACGGAAGACCAAGAGGATTCATGAGAGAATTTGGAATTTCGAGAGTAAAATTCAGACAGCTTGCAGGAGCTGGAGTAATACCAGGAGTTAAAAAATCATCTTGGTAA
- the rpsH gene encoding 30S ribosomal protein S8, translating to MYLTDPIADMLTRIRNANAVMHEKVDVPHSNLKDRLAEILKEEGYIANYKVVTDGNKKNIRVYLKYDGKERVIKGIKRISKPGRRVYSSVEDMPRVLSGLGIAIVSTSKGIVTDRVARRENVGGEILAFVW from the coding sequence ATGTATTTAACAGATCCAATTGCTGATATGTTAACAAGAATCAGAAATGCAAATGCAGTAATGCACGAGAAAGTAGATGTACCTCATTCAAATTTAAAAGATAGATTAGCAGAAATCCTAAAAGAAGAAGGATATATCGCTAACTATAAAGTTGTGACTGATGGGAACAAGAAAAATATAAGAGTTTACTTAAAATATGATGGTAAAGAGAGAGTTATCAAAGGAATCAAAAGAATCTCTAAACCTGGAAGAAGAGTATATTCTTCAGTAGAGGATATGCCAAGAGTATTATCAGGATTAGGAATTGCTATCGTATCTACTTCTAAGGGAATTGTTACTGACAGAGTAGCTAGAAGAGAAAACGTAGGTGGAGAAATTCTTGCATTTGTTTGGTAA
- the rpsJ gene encoding 30S ribosomal protein S10, which translates to MASNKLRIYLKAYDHTLLDQSAKKIAEVAKKSGAEIAGPMPLPTKIRKYTVLRSVHVNKDSREQFEMRVHRRMVEINNSTQKTIASLTAVNLPAGVGIEIKQI; encoded by the coding sequence ATGGCTTCTAACAAATTAAGAATCTACTTAAAAGCTTATGATCACACTTTATTAGATCAATCAGCTAAGAAAATAGCGGAAGTTGCTAAAAAGTCTGGAGCGGAAATCGCAGGACCTATGCCATTACCTACTAAAATTAGAAAGTACACTGTATTAAGATCAGTGCATGTAAACAAGGATTCAAGAGAACAATTTGAAATGAGAGTACACAGAAGAATGGTTGAGATCAACAATTCTACACAAAAGACAATAGCTTCGTTAACAGCAGTTAACTTACCAGCTGGTGTTGGAATAGAAATCAAACAAATCTAA
- the tuf gene encoding elongation factor Tu — MAKEKFERSKPHVNIGTIGHVDHGKTTTTAAISKVLSDLGLAQRVDFDNIDAAPEEKERGITINTAHIEYETEKRHYAHVDCPGHADYVKNMITGAAQMDGAILVVSAADGPMPQTREHILLSRQVGVPYIVVYLNKADMVDDAELLELVEMEVRELLNEYGFPGDDVPVIAGSSLGALNGEQQWVDKIIELMNAVDEYIPTPERAVDQPFLMPIEDVFTITGRGTVVTGRVERGIIKVGEEVEIVGIKPTTKTTCTGVEMFRKLLDQGQAGDNIGALLRGTKKEDVERGQVLAKPGSITPHTNFKGEVYVLTKEEGGRHTPFFSGYRPQFYFRTTDITGAIALPEGVEMVMPGDNIAMTVELIHPIAMETGLRFAIREGGRTVASGVVAEIIK; from the coding sequence ATGGCTAAAGAAAAATTCGAAAGAAGTAAACCGCACGTTAACATCGGAACAATCGGACACGTTGACCACGGAAAAACAACAACAACAGCAGCTATATCTAAAGTATTATCAGACTTAGGACTAGCTCAAAGAGTAGACTTCGATAACATCGACGCAGCTCCAGAAGAAAAAGAAAGAGGAATCACAATCAACACAGCTCACATCGAGTACGAAACAGAAAAAAGACACTATGCGCACGTTGACTGTCCAGGACACGCTGACTACGTTAAAAACATGATAACAGGAGCAGCTCAAATGGACGGAGCAATCCTAGTAGTTTCTGCAGCAGATGGACCAATGCCTCAAACAAGAGAGCACATCCTACTATCAAGACAAGTTGGAGTACCATACATCGTAGTATACTTAAACAAAGCTGATATGGTAGACGACGCTGAGTTATTAGAGTTAGTAGAAATGGAAGTAAGAGAGTTATTAAATGAGTACGGATTCCCAGGAGATGACGTACCAGTAATAGCTGGATCATCATTAGGAGCATTAAACGGAGAGCAACAATGGGTTGACAAAATCATCGAATTAATGAACGCAGTAGATGAGTACATCCCAACTCCAGAAAGAGCAGTAGATCAACCATTCTTAATGCCAATAGAAGACGTATTTACAATAACAGGAAGAGGAACAGTTGTAACAGGAAGAGTAGAAAGAGGAATAATCAAAGTTGGAGAAGAAGTAGAAATAGTTGGAATCAAACCTACAACTAAAACAACTTGTACAGGAGTAGAAATGTTCAGAAAACTACTTGACCAAGGACAAGCAGGAGACAACATAGGAGCTCTATTAAGAGGAACTAAGAAAGAAGACGTAGAAAGAGGACAAGTATTAGCAAAACCAGGATCAATCACTCCTCATACAAACTTCAAAGGAGAAGTATACGTATTAACTAAAGAAGAGGGAGGAAGACATACTCCATTCTTCTCAGGATACAGACCACAATTCTATTTCAGAACAACTGACATAACAGGAGCAATCGCATTACCAGAGGGAGTAGAAATGGTAATGCCAGGAGATAACATCGCAATGACAGTAGAATTAATACACCCAATCGCAATGGAAACAGGATTAAGATTCGCTATCAGAGAAGGTGGAAGAACAGTAGCTTCTGGAGTAGTTGCAGAAATCATAAAATAG
- the rpsS gene encoding 30S ribosomal protein S19, whose product MARSLKKGPFCDHHLMKKVEDAVATGNLKAVIKTWSRRSTIFPNFIGLTFGVYNGKKHIPVHVTEQMVGHKLGEFAPTRTYYGHGVDKKKKK is encoded by the coding sequence ATGGCTAGATCATTAAAAAAAGGACCTTTCTGTGACCACCACTTAATGAAAAAAGTTGAAGATGCAGTAGCTACTGGAAACTTAAAAGCAGTTATTAAGACTTGGTCAAGAAGATCAACTATATTCCCTAACTTCATTGGATTAACTTTTGGTGTATATAACGGGAAAAAACACATCCCTGTTCACGTAACTGAGCAAATGGTTGGGCACAAATTAGGAGAGTTCGCTCCAACTAGAACTTACTACGGACATGGAGTAGACAAGAAAAAGAAAAAATAA
- the rpmC gene encoding 50S ribosomal protein L29: protein MRAKEIREMSTEDLVVKCKELKEELFNLKFQLSLGQLTNTAKIREVRREIARINTILNER from the coding sequence ATGAGAGCTAAGGAAATAAGAGAAATGTCAACTGAAGACTTAGTTGTTAAGTGTAAAGAGCTTAAGGAAGAGTTATTCAACCTAAAGTTCCAACTTTCATTAGGTCAACTTACTAACACTGCTAAAATCAGAGAAGTTAGAAGAGAAATTGCTAGAATAAATACAATCTTAAATGAAAGATAA
- the rplV gene encoding 50S ribosomal protein L22: protein MEARAITRYVRMSPRKARLVADLVRGKSALEALDILEFTNKKAARLIKKTLASAIANATNNFKMDEDKLVVSTIMINDGPALKRIMPRAMGRADIIRKPTAHIVVAVSEK, encoded by the coding sequence GTGGAAGCTAGAGCAATTACGAGATACGTAAGAATGTCTCCTAGAAAAGCTAGATTAGTAGCTGACTTAGTGAGAGGAAAATCAGCACTAGAAGCATTAGATATTCTAGAATTTACAAATAAAAAAGCAGCTAGATTAATAAAGAAGACATTAGCATCAGCTATTGCTAATGCAACTAACAACTTCAAAATGGACGAAGACAAGTTAGTAGTTTCAACAATTATGATAAATGATGGACCAGCTCTTAAGAGAATAATGCCTAGAGCTATGGGAAGAGCAGATATAATCAGAAAGCCAACAGCTCACATTGTTGTTGCTGTTTCTGAAAAGTAG